The Sander lucioperca isolate FBNREF2018 chromosome 15, SLUC_FBN_1.2, whole genome shotgun sequence genome window below encodes:
- the LOC116053611 gene encoding phosphoinositide 3-kinase regulatory subunit 6-like has protein sequence MVEKYFQEVVLAVEKSLKHGASGRANYLKKLQHIYRDIVTVSKEGTKLDHGSACSTSMPFPEINFLLWKDKEDLWTLLANFVVSSCNSASVDDEEKDKRDSVRADDSGIQRDLKDSDFHDTVKSPVKNPVPAFTRRNAFKASIKKINKVHGSSTVIKEDTRHHTARVVVLGDDRAMGRLARAYYSIRERESKHLILTKKLNLRLYYIPVTDVQPSLSSAVSYTD, from the exons ATGGTAGAGAAATATTTCCAGGAAGTGGTTCTAGCCGTGGAGAAGAGTTTGAAGCATGGTGCAAGTGGTCGTGCAAACTATctgaaaaaactacaacacatatacagagacatCGTGACTGTCTCTAAAGAAG GAACCAAGCTAGATCACGGTTCTGCGTGCAGCACTTCAATGCCCTTTCCAGAGATCAACTTCCTCTTGTGGAAAGACAAAGAGGATCTAT GGACTCTGCTGGCAAACTTCGTCGTGAGTTCCTGTAACTCAGCTAGTGTTGATGACGAAGAGAAGGACAAAAGAGATTCAGTTCGCGCTGACGACAGTGGGATCCAGAGAGATCTGAAGGACAGTGACTTTCATGACACAGTGAAGTCTCCAGTCAAAAACCCTGTGCCGGCATTCACACGGAGAAATGCTTTTAAGGCGTCCATAAAGAAGATAAACAAAGTTCATGGAAGCTCTACCGTCATTAAAGAAGACACAAGGCATCACACAGCACGGGTCGTGGTACTGGGAGACGATCGTGCGATGGGAAGACTTGCCAGGGCGTATTACTCGATTCG agaaagagagtcaAAACATCTTATTTTGACCAAGAAACTGAACCTACGATTGTACTACATCCCAGTCACTGATGTGCAGCCTTCGCTCAGTTCAGCTGTAAGTTACACTGATTGA